A segment of the Arachis hypogaea cultivar Tifrunner chromosome 5, arahy.Tifrunner.gnm2.J5K5, whole genome shotgun sequence genome:
aatacattttaaatatatattgaatactttaaaaactttaaaaagttaCTATTCTTATCTGCATAACAAGTGCCCTTTTGTTAGCTAATTCcttaatttatttatctttgtACTGCACTGCCATATATTCAGTGATAATATTCAACGGATTAGTATCCAGTTGGAAGTTGATACCCCAACTCTCAAAGACATGTAGTAGTGAACCATGTTCTAAGATATCAGCATTTGAATTTTCCACCTGCTTTTAATTGTTATCTGTTTGTTATTTTCCATAGTTTGCTTCTCATCCCACTTATTAAACAGATAAGGATTTGAACTATGATGATTTGGCATCTGGGCTAAAGGCAGCTCTTCAAAATGATAAATCTGCGTTTGATGCTGACCGCCTGCAGAAGTACACTGGTAAGCATTTTTGTGTAAATGGCAATTCTGTTAAGGACTTTATCTTTAGTTTAGCTCAAATTTTTATTATCAGTTGAAATTAAGGCTTGTTGAAATCCTAGATTTTGTCATGTCAtgtgaaaaattaaatttcagttGTTGTCCATGTACAACAATTTTAAGCAAACTCACAGATGCTATGCTAATAATTGCCTTCGACCTACCAGTATTATATGAACAAAGACTTCAAAGTATTTTGTTCTTGTCTCCATTGCTGACTACCTGTAAGGGACATGCAACTGCTTTTCAGTTCTAGTATTTTGAAAAAATGAGATATGTGTCTGTGTTGAAGTCTAGCCTCATTGGTATTTGCTCACTTCCAGTTAGAAAATTGTTTCCCAAAAAAAGCAGTGACAAAATCACTTTGTAACGTTAGGTACACAGCTACGTGAGCTTTTGAAGTGGCCTAGACCTCTTCCTTTGGAAGATGAACGTGTTCGGTTACTTCACGAGGTAATTTATATTTGTTGTGTTTTCCCCCTCCATCAATCTATGGTATAAGCATGTCTTGAAGCTTAATAACCATTGTGTAAACCCTCGCATTGCTAGGTTGGAATTGAATTGGAAAGGAGTTTTGATGGAAAAGCATGTAATCTTGTGGACAGATGCGGAAAATCAGCTTTGAATCTTGTTGCTCTTGTTGCGCGCCATTTTCCTGGTACAATAAGCTTCTTTTCCCACGATAACTTTCATGGTTCAAGTTCTCAAATAcataattactaatttttttggtTGAAGTTTCTATGGGCTGTGTTGAGTGTAAAAATTGCTTCTTTAACCCCAAATTTGAAATGTGCTAGGCTTTAGAGACCATTCAGTATACAAAGGCCGCCAGGTATTCTTGTATAAAAGAGCTCAGATATTTGCGGCAGATTTATGGGGTGCATTTAGGGGTCAAGGGTATGGTGAATTCAAAGACATCAGCTCTCTAACTATAATGGCAGACTATATCGTCCCGGCGGTGCTGCGGCAACTTGGTGTTCTAAAATATAGCCCAGCACTTGCCAGTACCATTGATTCTAGTGGAGAAATAGGTCCGGGGACTGAGGAGGAAGTTGAACTCCGGGCTTGCTCTGTACATGCTGTGGAGAAAATGAGGGAGCTGATAAGTAAAAAGTTAGGAAGACAGGTGAGTTCTGCTTCTCCCATTCATAACCCATTTCAATTCATGTAATTTAACATTCACAATTGTTGTTCTTTTCTCCTTCAATTATGTTTCTGACTTAAATATTTGCTCATTTCTATTTCAGGTTCTCAGTGTGGAACTGGACCTTTGGCTCTGGGCCTCTGGTGTTCAGTGCGCAACCCTGCAGCACCACCGAACACTCTCAATATATTATTG
Coding sequences within it:
- the LOC112800506 gene encoding uncharacterized protein; this translates as MENAIPLLLRQLPLPHAPTTITIKTRETSNQGSREEPHQYQTSPHCASSHLRFQLSMEDVRATTAWVATHSSHVLVDSAGIEKVVNTIDDIPKVDWDFEGIHYFDNGPLTVQYLFVLDSLNFCFWPDKDLNYDDLASGLKAALQNDKSAFDADRLQKYTGTQLRELLKWPRPLPLEDERVRLLHEVGIELERSFDGKACNLVDRCGKSALNLVALVARHFPGFRDHSVYKGRQVFLYKRAQIFAADLWGAFRGQGYGEFKDISSLTIMADYIVPAVLRQLGVLKYSPALASTIDSSGEIGPGTEEEVELRACSVHAVEKMRELISKKLGRQVLSVELDLWLWASGVQCATLQHHRTLSIYY